The Methylomicrobium lacus LW14 genome window below encodes:
- the epmA gene encoding EF-P lysine aminoacylase EpmA, translating to MTDPAESAACDWQPSCAPDFLPLRAQVLRQIREFFWQRGALEVETPQLSRAIGTDPQLAFFSTEFDFTPERQTLYLQTSPEFAMKRLLAAGSGSIYQICKAFRNGEAGRFHNPEFTMLEWYRVGFRLPDLMDECEALIGTLFAGHRTLLAAERFSYCSLFADHTGLNAAEFSHADYCAYAAANGLAEAIAICGDDHAIWLDFLFSHRIQPHLGNNRLCMVYGYPACQSSLARLNEANPQVTDRVELFIDGIELGNGFFELADAAEQNRRFDREMAVRKQQNLPAAAKDERLIAALASGLPDCSGIAIGVDRLLMVLFGKSAIADVLSFPINRA from the coding sequence ATGACCGACCCAGCCGAATCTGCGGCATGCGACTGGCAGCCCAGTTGCGCGCCGGACTTTTTACCGCTCAGAGCGCAAGTATTGCGACAGATTCGCGAATTTTTTTGGCAGCGGGGCGCGCTCGAAGTCGAAACGCCGCAGCTCAGCCGGGCCATCGGCACCGATCCGCAACTGGCTTTTTTCAGCACCGAGTTTGATTTTACCCCAGAGCGGCAAACCCTGTACTTGCAGACCTCGCCCGAGTTTGCGATGAAGCGCCTGTTGGCCGCGGGCTCCGGGTCGATCTATCAAATCTGCAAGGCATTTCGGAACGGCGAAGCCGGGCGCTTTCATAATCCCGAATTCACGATGCTCGAATGGTACCGGGTCGGCTTTCGTCTGCCCGACTTGATGGACGAATGCGAGGCGCTGATCGGAACTTTATTTGCCGGCCACAGGACTTTGCTGGCGGCCGAACGGTTCAGCTATTGTTCACTGTTCGCCGACCATACTGGCCTGAATGCGGCCGAATTTTCGCATGCCGATTATTGCGCTTATGCCGCAGCCAACGGCTTAGCCGAGGCCATCGCGATTTGCGGCGATGATCATGCGATCTGGCTCGATTTTTTATTCAGCCACCGAATTCAGCCGCATCTGGGCAACAACCGCTTGTGCATGGTTTATGGCTATCCGGCCTGTCAATCTTCATTGGCGCGCTTGAATGAGGCGAATCCGCAGGTCACCGACCGGGTCGAGCTGTTTATCGACGGCATCGAACTGGGCAACGGCTTCTTCGAATTGGCCGATGCGGCGGAACAAAACCGGCGCTTCGATCGAGAAATGGCCGTCAGAAAACAGCAAAATTTACCGGCCGCGGCAAAAGACGAGCGCTTGATCGCGGCGTTAGCTTCGGGTTTGCCCGACTGCTCGGGTATCGCGATCGGCGTTGATCGCTTGCTGATGGTGCTGTTCGGAAAATCCGCCATCGCTGATGTGCTGAGTTTTCCGATAAACCGCGCATAA
- the efp gene encoding elongation factor P, which yields MATYSTNEFRGGLKVMLDNDPCAIIENEFVKPGKGQAFNRVKIRNLKTGRVIERTFKSGETLEGADVVDVEMQYLYNDGQFRNFMKPDTFEQYQADEKAVGDAAQWLKDQDFCTVTLWNDSPLSVTAANFVELAIVETDPGVRGDTSGGGGKPAKLETGAVVRVPLFVQTGEVIKVDTRTGEYVSRVKE from the coding sequence ATGGCCACGTACAGCACCAATGAATTTAGAGGCGGACTCAAAGTCATGCTGGATAATGATCCCTGCGCGATCATCGAAAATGAATTTGTAAAACCGGGCAAGGGACAGGCGTTCAACCGGGTCAAGATCCGCAATCTAAAAACCGGCCGCGTGATCGAAAGAACGTTCAAATCGGGCGAAACCCTCGAAGGCGCAGACGTGGTCGATGTCGAAATGCAGTATCTCTACAACGACGGCCAGTTCCGCAATTTCATGAAGCCCGACACCTTCGAACAATACCAGGCCGATGAAAAAGCGGTCGGCGACGCGGCGCAATGGCTGAAAGACCAGGATTTCTGCACCGTGACCTTGTGGAACGACTCGCCTCTGTCGGTCACCGCGGCGAATTTCGTTGAACTCGCGATTGTCGAAACCGATCCCGGCGTGCGCGGCGATACCTCGGGCGGCGGCGGCAAGCCGGCGAAGCTGGAAACCGGCGCGGTCGTGCGCGTGCCTTTGTTCGTGCAGACCGGCGAGGTGATCAAGGTCGACACCCGCACCGGCGAGTATGTTTCACGGGTCAAGGAATAA
- the epmB gene encoding EF-P beta-lysylation protein EpmB, whose product MPELNEQTDHFAKNWQQQLAEAFTDIDELCAYLKLTVGQLPVSKEAAETFALKVPRSFAEAIEKGNPADPLLRQVLPIRDEMQVYPGYSANPVGDLEAANVAGVLHKYHGRVLLINTGSCAINCRYCFRRSFPYADLQLGKEKEIGALRYIREHTDISEVILSGGDPLLLSDERLQRLFRQIAGIAHVKRIRIHSRLPIVLPARITQGLLEVLTQSAKPVVLVVHCNHPNEITERVAEACRVLKQGGIVLLNQSVLLRGVNDKAADLIALSERLFEHGVMPYYLHLLDKVSGAGHFEVGEAEALELVRHMQADLPGYLVPKLVKEIAGADSKQNVL is encoded by the coding sequence ATGCCGGAACTTAACGAACAGACCGATCATTTTGCGAAAAACTGGCAACAGCAGCTTGCCGAAGCCTTCACCGACATCGACGAACTTTGCGCCTATCTGAAGCTGACTGTCGGGCAGTTGCCGGTATCGAAAGAGGCCGCCGAAACCTTCGCGCTGAAGGTTCCCCGAAGCTTCGCCGAGGCGATCGAAAAAGGCAATCCGGCCGATCCCTTGCTCAGGCAAGTGCTGCCGATCCGGGATGAAATGCAGGTTTATCCGGGTTACAGCGCCAATCCGGTCGGCGATCTCGAAGCCGCGAACGTGGCCGGCGTGCTGCATAAATATCATGGCCGCGTGCTGTTGATCAATACCGGCAGCTGCGCGATCAATTGCCGCTACTGTTTCCGCCGGAGCTTTCCCTACGCCGACCTGCAACTCGGCAAGGAAAAGGAAATCGGCGCGCTGCGCTACATCCGGGAGCATACGGACATTTCGGAGGTGATCCTGAGCGGCGGCGATCCTTTATTATTGAGCGATGAGCGCTTGCAGCGCCTGTTTCGGCAAATCGCCGGCATCGCCCACGTCAAGCGCATCCGGATCCACAGCCGCCTGCCGATCGTGCTGCCGGCCCGCATCACCCAAGGTTTACTGGAAGTTTTGACGCAAAGCGCTAAACCGGTCGTGCTGGTCGTGCATTGCAACCATCCGAACGAAATCACCGAACGGGTCGCCGAGGCCTGCCGCGTGCTGAAACAAGGCGGCATCGTCCTGCTGAATCAATCGGTGCTGTTGCGCGGCGTCAACGATAAGGCGGCCGATCTGATCGCGCTCAGCGAACGCTTATTCGAGCATGGCGTGATGCCCTATTACCTGCACTTACTGGACAAAGTCAGCGGGGCCGGGCATTTTGAAGTCGGCGAAGCCGAGGCTTTAGAACTCGTTAGGCACATGCAGGCCGACTTGCCCGGCTATCTGGTGCCGAAGCTGGTCAAGGAAATCGCCGGGGCGGATTCGAAGCAAAATGTTTTATAA
- a CDS encoding calcium-binding protein, with protein sequence MSIINGTSKNDVLKSLAENDDLTGGEAGFATGIFNGVDTALFSGKYADSATGVANYSLTAAYDASFGYYLGVTDINSSDGVTDGSDRVRADIEIVRFTDSTSADPEPKFLSLTQEMVANGLTDGNQTNTTVLSLANGGFLNFWASEDGFYFRKFNTDTTSDNFEIKLLDTTNDSLSTDVTVANFSDGGFIVAWSSPDADGTGVYAQRFDADGAAVSPKFRVNDTITADQGKPAIAVLSDGGFVIAWVSENQGDSIHDGQSFGDDPNQPGVFAQWYDGSTVPNPIGWEVKVSDSGASDPFVSAIDNNRVIIGYEGISTGTEKMTIQAKIFDDYGNVESYLYDFQPHPDVADGSDPNDGYDAFDDQVVSAYTGYSESPFNINYAIEPKGKVFDDSGIAIENELRQEAKNPVAATLAFNNKTVVVWQAPVDPYVIIPPTGQARVDYDRSIILRLYDNITGEAITHEIKANTFTRYDQKEPAVAALKDGGFVVVWQSMLQDGSYRGIYGQRFDNDGNKVGEEFQANTKVADSQKEPTVTGLDDGGFVVSWVAEYQDGNQQGKYQNGLSGTEIIMQRFDKDGNKMGLSIAGGVGDDSLSIGGLQPIQLDGAAGNDLLTSGDGIDTLRGGDGNDVLDAGKGNDFMVGGAGDDRIIAGEGDDFVNGGAGSDTLVLLGSKLDYEVKKIGSGFTVRSLNSSYADGTDTLQGVEYLAFKIKTDDTDDGITSLNSFGSGGTGGTGGSGGSGGNSNVPGIELSDFDVKQVKVLSGTDNSDTLTGGNTKGAADTLQAGNGNDLYVALGNALVIYDTGGNDTLQVSTSHVDLSQPYSNANKIKGLNNIENVELTGKKALKLTGNDQDNILIGNDGANKIIGGAGSDIIAGGLGKDKLTGGEGSDIFLFKDSLSKKNVDVITDFDSGTDKIRLSSVIFKDLDADNDGIINFESGYGLKSAHTDTASFIVYDTKSGKLYYDEAGKDAIQFAKLATDNGGSTPPPSTSGGGFGTSSGSGQSSSGSGSSSSPEVTTVGVKFAPDLVVTDFDLFI encoded by the coding sequence ATGTCTATAATCAATGGAACTTCAAAGAACGATGTATTGAAAAGTTTGGCCGAAAATGACGATTTGACGGGCGGGGAGGCGGGGTTCGCAACGGGCATCTTTAATGGTGTGGATACGGCCCTCTTTAGCGGGAAGTATGCGGACAGTGCGACAGGCGTTGCCAATTATAGTCTAACGGCAGCCTATGACGCTTCATTCGGTTATTATCTGGGGGTTACGGATATCAATAGCTCCGACGGCGTCACGGATGGTTCCGATCGTGTCAGGGCGGACATTGAAATTGTGCGTTTCACCGATAGTACCAGCGCTGATCCGGAGCCGAAATTTTTGTCCCTGACTCAGGAAATGGTGGCTAATGGACTGACGGATGGCAATCAAACCAATACGACCGTTTTGTCGCTTGCTAACGGCGGCTTCCTGAATTTTTGGGCCAGTGAAGATGGCTTTTATTTCAGAAAGTTTAATACCGATACGACCAGCGACAATTTTGAAATAAAGTTGCTTGATACCACAAACGACAGTTTGAGCACCGATGTCACCGTTGCCAATTTTAGCGATGGCGGCTTTATCGTGGCGTGGAGTTCTCCGGATGCCGACGGCACCGGTGTTTATGCCCAGCGCTTCGATGCCGATGGCGCGGCTGTTTCCCCTAAATTCCGCGTTAACGACACCATTACCGCAGATCAAGGCAAGCCTGCCATTGCCGTATTGTCGGATGGCGGTTTTGTTATTGCCTGGGTATCGGAAAATCAAGGCGACTCTATTCACGACGGCCAAAGTTTTGGCGATGACCCAAACCAACCTGGTGTTTTTGCGCAATGGTACGATGGCAGTACCGTACCGAACCCCATAGGCTGGGAAGTCAAAGTCAGCGATAGCGGCGCGTCTGATCCATTTGTCAGTGCGATTGATAATAACAGGGTCATCATCGGTTATGAGGGAATATCGACCGGAACCGAAAAAATGACAATACAGGCAAAAATCTTTGATGACTATGGGAACGTCGAAAGTTATCTTTATGATTTTCAACCTCATCCAGACGTTGCGGATGGCAGCGATCCTAATGATGGTTACGATGCCTTTGATGACCAAGTGGTTTCCGCCTATACCGGTTATAGTGAAAGTCCATTCAACATTAACTATGCCATCGAGCCTAAAGGCAAGGTTTTCGATGATTCTGGCATTGCTATTGAAAATGAACTTCGACAAGAAGCTAAAAATCCCGTCGCGGCCACGCTGGCGTTCAACAATAAGACGGTGGTGGTTTGGCAAGCGCCTGTCGATCCATACGTCATAATCCCTCCAACGGGTCAAGCACGGGTTGACTACGACCGCAGCATTATCTTGCGCTTATACGATAACATCACAGGCGAGGCGATTACTCATGAAATTAAAGCCAATACCTTTACCCGCTATGATCAAAAGGAGCCCGCGGTAGCGGCGCTTAAAGACGGAGGCTTCGTCGTTGTCTGGCAGTCCATGTTACAGGACGGCAGTTATCGAGGCATTTATGGACAGCGATTTGATAACGACGGCAATAAAGTCGGCGAGGAATTCCAGGCTAATACCAAGGTGGCCGACTCGCAAAAAGAGCCGACGGTTACGGGGCTTGACGATGGCGGTTTTGTCGTGTCATGGGTGGCGGAATATCAGGATGGCAATCAACAAGGCAAGTACCAAAACGGTTTGTCGGGTACCGAAATTATCATGCAGCGCTTCGATAAAGACGGTAATAAGATGGGTCTGTCGATTGCCGGAGGCGTGGGCGATGACAGCCTGAGCATTGGCGGTTTGCAACCCATTCAGTTGGATGGCGCGGCCGGTAATGACCTGCTAACCTCTGGCGACGGAATCGATACCTTGCGAGGCGGTGATGGTAATGATGTTTTGGATGCGGGCAAGGGCAACGACTTTATGGTGGGCGGCGCAGGGGATGACCGCATCATTGCCGGGGAAGGCGACGACTTCGTTAATGGTGGTGCAGGCTCGGATACCCTCGTGCTGTTGGGCAGCAAATTAGACTATGAAGTCAAGAAAATTGGCAGTGGTTTTACTGTTCGTTCTTTGAACTCAAGTTATGCTGATGGCACCGACACTTTGCAAGGTGTCGAATATTTGGCGTTCAAAATAAAAACGGATGACACGGACGATGGAATCACCAGCCTAAATAGTTTCGGTTCTGGAGGTACTGGCGGTACTGGAGGTTCGGGCGGTTCGGGAGGTAATAGCAATGTGCCTGGAATCGAGCTTTCTGACTTCGATGTTAAGCAAGTGAAGGTTTTGTCGGGCACCGACAATAGTGACACCCTGACCGGCGGCAACACCAAAGGGGCAGCCGATACCCTGCAGGCCGGAAATGGTAATGACTTGTACGTTGCCCTGGGTAATGCGTTGGTTATTTACGATACCGGCGGCAATGATACCTTGCAGGTTTCGACAAGCCATGTCGACTTGTCTCAGCCTTATAGTAATGCCAACAAAATCAAAGGCTTGAATAACATTGAAAATGTCGAATTGACAGGAAAAAAAGCCTTAAAGCTGACTGGCAACGATCAGGATAATATTCTGATCGGCAATGATGGCGCCAATAAAATTATCGGCGGTGCCGGTAGCGATATTATTGCAGGGGGACTGGGTAAGGATAAACTGACCGGCGGGGAAGGTAGCGACATATTTCTTTTCAAAGACTCTTTGTCAAAGAAAAACGTTGATGTGATTACCGATTTTGACAGTGGCACCGATAAAATCCGTTTGAGTTCCGTTATTTTTAAAGACCTTGATGCGGATAATGATGGCATCATCAACTTTGAAAGTGGTTACGGCCTAAAAAGTGCGCATACCGACACGGCTTCTTTTATCGTTTACGACACGAAAAGCGGCAAATTATATTATGACGAGGCGGGTAAAGACGCTATCCAGTTCGCTAAACTGGCTACTGATAATGGGGGGAGCACCCCGCCACCCTCTACTTCGGGCGGGGGGTTTGGAACTTCTTCGGGAAGCGGTCAGAGTTCCTCAGGTTCTGGATCATCGAGCTCTCCGGAAGTCACAACGGTCGGAGTCAAGTTTGCCCCGGATCTAGTCGTCACTGATTTTGATTTGTTTATCTAA
- the thiC gene encoding phosphomethylpyrimidine synthase ThiC, which produces MSAVLKDLTADAVSQVKIDPYPASEKVYVQGSRPDIQVPMRKITLSDTPAHFGAEKNPPLFVYDTSGVYTDPNVAVDLKKGLSPIRANWILERGDTEALAGPTSVFGHQRLHDPATAHLRFEHIRKPLRAKAGMNVSQMHYAKKGIITPEMEFIAIRENQKMDEMRDLWKDQHPGESFGASIPNVITPEFVRSEVARGRAIIPANINHPELEPMIIGRNFLVKINGNLGNSAVTSSIEEEVEKMLWGIRWGGDTIMDLSTGKNIHETREWILRNSPVPIGTVPIYQALEKVNGKAEELTWEIFRDTLIEQAEQGVDYFTIHAGVRLQYVPLTAKRMTGIVSRGGSIMAKWCLAHHTESFLYTHFEEICEIMKAYDVSFSLGDGLRPGSIYDANDAAQFGELETLGELTQIAWKHDVQTMIEGPGHVPLHMIKVNMEKQLEECGEAPFYTLGPLTTDIAPGYDHITSAIGAANIGWYGCAMLCYVTQKEHLGLPNKQDVREGIVTYKIAAHAADLAKGHPGAQARDNAMSKARFEFRWEDQFNIGLDPEKARTFHDETLPKESAKIAHFCSMCGPHFCSMKISQDVRDYAAEKGLNEEEALLKGMDEKSKQFLEEGADIYHKV; this is translated from the coding sequence ATGAGCGCTGTTCTAAAAGATTTGACCGCCGACGCGGTCAGTCAAGTCAAAATCGATCCTTATCCCGCGTCGGAAAAAGTCTATGTGCAGGGCAGCCGCCCGGACATCCAGGTGCCGATGCGCAAAATCACTTTGTCCGATACGCCCGCGCATTTCGGCGCCGAAAAGAACCCTCCGCTCTTTGTGTATGACACTTCCGGCGTTTACACCGATCCAAATGTCGCGGTCGATTTGAAAAAGGGCCTGTCCCCCATCCGCGCGAATTGGATTCTGGAAAGGGGCGACACCGAGGCATTGGCCGGACCGACTTCGGTCTTCGGCCATCAACGCCTGCATGATCCCGCGACCGCACACCTGCGCTTCGAGCATATCCGCAAGCCGCTCCGCGCGAAGGCGGGCATGAACGTTTCGCAAATGCACTACGCGAAGAAAGGCATCATTACCCCCGAAATGGAGTTCATCGCGATCCGCGAAAACCAGAAGATGGACGAGATGCGCGACTTATGGAAGGATCAGCATCCGGGTGAATCGTTCGGCGCCTCGATTCCGAACGTGATCACGCCCGAATTCGTGCGCAGCGAAGTCGCCCGCGGCCGCGCGATCATCCCGGCGAACATCAACCATCCGGAACTCGAACCGATGATCATCGGCCGCAACTTCCTGGTCAAGATCAACGGCAACCTCGGCAATTCGGCGGTCACTTCGTCGATCGAGGAAGAAGTCGAAAAGATGCTCTGGGGCATCCGCTGGGGCGGCGACACGATCATGGACTTGTCGACCGGCAAGAACATCCACGAAACCCGCGAATGGATCCTGCGCAATTCGCCGGTGCCGATCGGCACGGTGCCGATCTATCAGGCGCTCGAAAAGGTCAACGGCAAGGCCGAGGAACTGACCTGGGAGATTTTCCGCGACACCTTGATCGAACAGGCCGAACAGGGCGTCGATTATTTCACGATCCATGCGGGCGTCAGACTCCAGTACGTGCCGCTGACCGCGAAGCGGATGACCGGCATCGTCTCGCGCGGAGGCTCGATCATGGCGAAGTGGTGTCTCGCACACCATACCGAAAGCTTCCTGTACACGCATTTCGAAGAAATCTGCGAAATCATGAAAGCCTATGACGTGTCGTTCTCATTGGGCGACGGCCTGCGTCCGGGCTCGATTTACGATGCGAACGACGCGGCGCAATTCGGCGAGCTCGAAACGCTCGGCGAGTTGACCCAGATCGCCTGGAAGCACGACGTGCAGACGATGATCGAAGGTCCGGGCCATGTGCCTTTGCACATGATCAAGGTCAACATGGAGAAACAGCTTGAGGAATGCGGCGAGGCGCCTTTCTATACCTTGGGGCCTTTGACCACCGACATCGCGCCGGGTTACGACCATATCACCTCCGCGATCGGCGCGGCCAATATCGGCTGGTATGGCTGCGCGATGCTGTGCTATGTGACTCAGAAGGAACACCTCGGTTTGCCGAACAAGCAGGACGTGCGCGAAGGCATCGTGACCTACAAGATCGCCGCGCATGCCGCCGATCTGGCGAAAGGTCATCCGGGCGCGCAGGCGCGCGACAATGCAATGTCGAAGGCGCGTTTCGAATTCCGCTGGGAAGACCAGTTCAACATCGGCCTCGACCCCGAAAAGGCGCGCACATTCCATGACGAAACGCTGCCGAAGGAATCGGCGAAGATCGCGCATTTCTGCTCGATGTGCGGCCCGCACTTCTGCTCGATGAAGATCAGCCAGGACGTGCGCGATTATGCGGCCGAGAAAGGCCTTAACGAAGAAGAAGCCTTACTGAAAGGCATGGATGAGAAATCGAAGCAGTTTCTCGAAGAAGGCGCGGATATTTACCACAAGGTGTGA
- a CDS encoding Txe/YoeB family addiction module toxin: MYQLFFTNRAKKDAQLIKASNLKHKVEELLKLISKDPYAYPPEFEFLKGEFKGAISRRINKQHRLVYEVLAKEQAIKVIMMWTHYE, translated from the coding sequence ATGTATCAATTGTTTTTTACCAATCGCGCCAAGAAGGACGCGCAATTGATAAAAGCATCCAATCTGAAACACAAAGTCGAAGAACTTTTGAAGTTGATCTCTAAAGATCCCTATGCTTATCCTCCCGAATTTGAATTCTTAAAGGGAGAATTCAAAGGCGCGATTTCCAGACGAATCAACAAACAGCACCGCTTGGTTTATGAAGTCCTGGCCAAAGAACAGGCCATAAAAGTCATCATGATGTGGACACATTATGAATGA
- the hisD gene encoding histidinol dehydrogenase, translating to MPKITLTRLDATSADFNSQLNRLLAWNESEDQSVHQRVLEIITEVRIQGDQALVDYTNRFDQRAVTGAAELELSQAQLKAAFEAVPEAQAKALQTAAERIRAYAEHQKMASWSYTEADGTVLGQKITALDRVGLYVPGGKATYPSSVLMNAIPAKVAGVPELIMVVPAPKGELNQLVLAAATIAGVDRVFTIGGAQAVAALAYGTETVPPVAKIVGPGNIYVATAKKLVFGQVGIDMIAGPSEILIICDGKTDPDWIAMDLFSQAEHDENAQAILISDDKAFLDAVEHSINKLLPEMERAEIIQASLTGRGALIQVGNLLQAAEAANRIAPEHLELSVADPEGLCEHIRHAGAIFLGRHTAEALGDYCAGPNHVLPTSGTARFSSPLGVYDFQKRSSLINCSPAASSELGKTASILARGEGLTAHARSAEYRIKED from the coding sequence ATGCCCAAGATAACCCTGACCCGCCTCGACGCGACATCTGCCGACTTTAACAGCCAACTGAACCGGCTTCTGGCCTGGAACGAAAGCGAAGACCAGTCGGTCCATCAACGGGTGCTCGAAATCATTACCGAGGTGCGCATACAGGGCGATCAGGCTTTGGTCGACTATACCAACCGTTTCGACCAGCGCGCGGTGACCGGCGCCGCCGAACTCGAATTGAGCCAAGCTCAGCTCAAGGCCGCTTTCGAGGCTGTACCCGAAGCGCAGGCCAAGGCCTTGCAAACCGCGGCTGAGCGGATACGCGCCTACGCTGAACATCAAAAGATGGCGTCCTGGAGCTATACCGAGGCGGACGGCACCGTGCTCGGCCAGAAAATCACCGCGCTCGACCGGGTCGGCCTGTATGTGCCGGGCGGCAAGGCGACCTATCCTTCATCGGTGCTAATGAACGCGATTCCGGCCAAGGTCGCCGGCGTCCCCGAACTGATCATGGTCGTGCCGGCTCCGAAGGGTGAATTGAATCAGCTGGTGCTGGCCGCGGCCACTATCGCCGGCGTCGATCGCGTGTTCACGATCGGCGGCGCGCAGGCGGTAGCCGCGCTCGCTTACGGCACCGAGACCGTGCCGCCCGTCGCGAAGATCGTCGGTCCCGGCAATATCTATGTCGCGACCGCGAAGAAACTGGTTTTCGGCCAGGTCGGCATCGACATGATCGCGGGGCCCTCCGAAATCCTGATCATCTGCGACGGCAAGACCGATCCCGACTGGATCGCGATGGACCTGTTCTCGCAAGCCGAGCATGACGAAAACGCGCAGGCGATCCTGATCAGCGACGACAAGGCGTTTCTGGATGCGGTCGAACACAGCATCAACAAACTGCTGCCGGAGATGGAGCGCGCCGAGATCATCCAGGCATCGCTGACCGGACGCGGCGCCTTGATCCAGGTCGGAAACCTGCTGCAGGCCGCCGAAGCCGCGAACCGGATCGCACCGGAACATTTGGAACTGTCGGTCGCCGATCCCGAAGGATTATGCGAGCACATCCGCCACGCCGGCGCGATCTTCCTCGGCCGCCACACCGCCGAAGCCCTGGGCGATTACTGCGCCGGCCCGAACCACGTGCTGCCGACCTCGGGCACCGCGCGCTTTTCCTCGCCGCTCGGCGTCTACGACTTTCAGAAACGCAGCAGCCTGATCAACTGCTCGCCCGCGGCCTCCAGCGAACTCGGCAAGACCGCCTCGATCCTGGCGCGCGGCGAAGGGCTGACAGCGCATGCGCGTTCTGCTGAGTATCGGATAAAAGAGGACTAA
- the hisG gene encoding ATP phosphoribosyltransferase codes for MLTIAVSKGRIFEEALPFLEAAGITPIDDPKTCRKLILRTTREDVQLVIIRATDVPTFVEYGAADLGIAGKDVLLEHGAESLYEPLDLGIARCRLMTAEHKDAPPLSGRIRVATKYVKIAQRYFAKKGIQAEIIKLYGSMELAPLVGLADCIVDLVETGNTLKANNLEPRELIMHISSRLVVNKAAMKMKNRAIVDLLNQFEATLANKG; via the coding sequence ATGCTGACGATAGCCGTATCCAAAGGCCGGATTTTCGAAGAGGCGCTGCCTTTTCTCGAAGCCGCCGGCATTACCCCAATCGACGATCCAAAAACCTGCCGCAAGCTGATCCTTAGGACCACGCGCGAGGACGTGCAACTGGTGATCATCCGCGCGACCGACGTGCCGACCTTCGTCGAATACGGCGCCGCCGATCTCGGCATCGCCGGCAAGGACGTGCTGCTCGAACACGGCGCGGAAAGCCTTTACGAGCCGCTCGATCTCGGCATCGCGCGCTGCCGGCTGATGACCGCCGAGCACAAGGACGCGCCGCCCTTGTCCGGCCGGATTCGCGTCGCGACCAAATATGTCAAGATCGCTCAGCGCTATTTTGCGAAAAAAGGCATCCAGGCCGAGATCATCAAACTGTACGGTTCGATGGAACTGGCGCCCTTGGTCGGCCTGGCCGACTGCATCGTCGATCTGGTCGAGACCGGCAATACGCTGAAGGCGAACAACCTCGAGCCGCGCGAGCTGATCATGCACATCAGCTCGCGACTGGTCGTGAACAAGGCCGCGATGAAGATGAAAAACCGCGCGATCGTTGACCTCTTGAATCAATTCGAAGCGACTCTAGCCAACAAAGGTTAA